Part of the Thermococcus sp. genome is shown below.
TTCTCAAACCTATCGTAGTAAGCAATTTTTGATTTATTAAGCTTGTGCTCCTGAAACTGCCACAAAAGGTTCTTCCTCTGCTAGAAGCAAGAAAAAACTGATTTTTTAATCCAATTCCCAGTTTTTTATCTTGCTACCAGCGCTACTACCACTGCCTCTCTTCCGCTACCGGCGCTACCTTGCTACTTTCAAATTCTCGATTGGACTCTAGAACTTTTTTATTCCCATACTCCTGTTTGAGGTAAATGGATGAGTCATGAACATCAATTTTTGGCTAGAGACCAAAACTATTTCCCAAAATGAGCTGGGAGAAAAAAGAATAATAGGGTAGTCACACCTGACGCACTATTGTGAATGTTTTGAACATGTCGAGAATAAAATCAACTGTCTGTTCTACAGCTTTGTCTACATCCTGAAGCCATCCCATGTTAAACCTGAGAACCTGAAGGGCATTGTTCCATATCTGAAGATCCTCATTGAACCCCCTGTAGAGATCATCTACATGATGAAGCTCTCTCCAGTTTGCCAGTAAGAGATCGTCTTTAGTTCTTAATTCATATTTGATATTTGTTTTATGCAGGTCTGTAGAGTCCTCAGTGAAGTTCACAATCTCATCATATTTTATCCTGCCAACGGCTTGAGCATGAGCACTGCTGTCAATCGTAAAGTATTCATAGCAGCCCAATTGCTCACTTAACTGTTCTATCTCTTGAGGTCGGGGAAGAGGTAGTTTTGGAACATTCACAAATTCAAAATAAATCTGCTTGAATAATCCTTCCGGTGCCGTCACGGGCTGAACAACTCTCACAGGAATAAATCTGAAAATGAGTTCCGAGGGAGCAATCCTCGAAAGAGGGATCACTTCGTACTTGTCAAACCTGGAGGGGTTTTCCTGTCCCCACCGATGCCTGTACTGTTCTTCAATGACTTTAGTCTTATTCTTTGTAGAGCCCACCACCTCATAGAGATTCATCAGATGCAGGTCTTCGAGTACCAGAGGAGATTTAATTTCCCGGAACACTGCTTTAATAAGAGAAGTTTTCCCCACCCCCTGACTGCCAAAGATCAGGACTCTGAACGGTGTGTGCCTTGCATACATTAACGCAACTGCGGCTACTTCATGATGATTAAATTTAAGTCTCCATCCCGCTCTTTTGAGGGTCTTAACCACCTCGAGCTTGAGTTGATAGTAGTTTGATACCTCCTGAAAGTCCAGTTTGATGACGTTAATGTCCAAAAACTTGTATGTTTTCGGTTTTTCTTCGATGAGTTCAATAACGCCCTCTTTAACGAGTTCTGACAGGGTTTCAGTTAGGGCCCTCCCTGTTAGCCCAGTTTCGCGAGAAATGTCGTTTCGCGTTGCGATTCGAACGTTGGAGAGGTATTTCAGGATTTTATCGCGATTTTTGTTTAAAGCCGACATCGCGATTACCCCCCGAAAAACACTGAAAAAGATCAATAATTAAACACAGCTATCCTACTTCCTCCCCATTTTCTCCCTATTTAGAATTTTATTTCTGCAAAAAAAGTACG
Proteins encoded:
- a CDS encoding AAA family ATPase — protein: MSALNKNRDKILKYLSNVRIATRNDISRETGLTGRALTETLSELVKEGVIELIEEKPKTYKFLDINVIKLDFQEVSNYYQLKLEVVKTLKRAGWRLKFNHHEVAAVALMYARHTPFRVLIFGSQGVGKTSLIKAVFREIKSPLVLEDLHLMNLYEVVGSTKNKTKVIEEQYRHRWGQENPSRFDKYEVIPLSRIAPSELIFRFIPVRVVQPVTAPEGLFKQIYFEFVNVPKLPLPRPQEIEQLSEQLGCYEYFTIDSSAHAQAVGRIKYDEIVNFTEDSTDLHKTNIKYELRTKDDLLLANWRELHHVDDLYRGFNEDLQIWNNALQVLRFNMGWLQDVDKAVEQTVDFILDMFKTFTIVRQV